One Phaseolus vulgaris cultivar G19833 chromosome 4, P. vulgaris v2.0, whole genome shotgun sequence DNA window includes the following coding sequences:
- the LOC137838225 gene encoding uncharacterized protein, which translates to MLEKDDVSIEKFWSQWTDAENKRAKFDCIVKNIMTSAINSDEFFMVSQCESSKEMWDTLEVTHEGTNDVKMARKHALIQEYEMFIMLKGESIADVQKRFTHIFNHLMSHGKVCLMKNLEMWYLDSGCSKHMSGDKSKFVNINFKQEGHVTYGDNNKGKILGRGTIGDKNNFLVHDVLYVEGLKHSLLSINQLCDKGYQVTFKPNSCKICWVQ; encoded by the exons ATGCTTGAAAAGGATGATGTTTCTATTGAAAAGttttggtcccaatggactgatgcagaaaacaaaagagcaaagtttgattgcattgtaaaaaatattatgaccTCTGCcataaattctgatgagtttttcatgGTCTCTCAGTGCGAATCttctaaggagatgtgggatactctagaggtaactcatgaaggaacGAATGATGTAAAGATGGCAAGGAAAcatgctctaatccaagagtatgagatgtttataATGCTCAAGGGAGAATCAATTGCGGATGTGCAAAAGCGGTTCACTCACATtttcaatcatctcatgagtcaTGGAAAG GTATGCTTGATGAAAAACTTGGAGATGTGGTATCTGGACAGTGGTTGTTCCAAGCACATGTCTGGAGATAAATCTAAGTTTGTGAACATCAATTTCAAACAAGAAGGACATGTGACttatggagacaacaataaaggaaagattCTTGGAAGAGGCACCATTGGAGACAAGAACAACTTCTTGGTTCATGATGTTCTTTATGTTGAAGGTCTCAAGCacagtcttctaagcattaacCAGCTATGTGACAAGGGTTACCAAGTAACCTTCAAGCCAAACTCTTGTAAGAtatgttgggttcaatag